From bacterium, one genomic window encodes:
- a CDS encoding DUF2255 family protein: protein MKIVAIGIGAVLGFFLLMGLAQLGASESGEVLVLETLDAEGKPQETRIWVVDDAGAIWVRGGEDSGWVQRLLQNAEIRAERDGSRTPFLAVPVRDPAARDRVNELMREKYGFADRFIAVSLGDADRAGALPIRLDPR, encoded by the coding sequence ATGAAGATCGTCGCTATCGGGATCGGAGCCGTGCTCGGGTTCTTCTTGCTGATGGGGCTTGCCCAGCTCGGCGCGTCCGAGTCCGGTGAAGTGCTGGTGTTGGAGACACTGGATGCCGAGGGCAAGCCCCAGGAGACGCGCATCTGGGTCGTAGATGATGCGGGCGCGATCTGGGTGCGGGGAGGTGAAGACTCGGGTTGGGTTCAGCGCTTGTTGCAGAACGCGGAGATCCGAGCGGAGCGCGATGGCAGCCGAACTCCCTTCCTGGCGGTGCCGGTCCGCGACCCGGCGGCGAGAGATCGCGTGAACGAATTGATGCGCGAGAAGTACGGATTCGCCGATCGCTTCATCGCGGTTTCCCTTGGCGATGCGGACCGAGCGGGTGCGCTTCCGATCCGGCTCGATCCGAGATGA
- a CDS encoding winged helix-turn-helix transcriptional regulator codes for MIAQLVRSRNSQIVQETDLPYPQFVLLLHFCHDPEREWTVSSLARAFQRKQPGITKTVRQLLDGGFLRTRPDKMDARVKHLRVTPRGIRARDAAMARLAPVFADDFRSWKQSEVSELHRLLERLKNHLDEQRDEPNVS; via the coding sequence GTGATCGCCCAACTGGTGCGAAGCCGAAACAGCCAGATCGTGCAGGAGACCGATCTACCCTATCCCCAATTCGTACTGCTGCTGCATTTCTGCCACGACCCGGAACGGGAGTGGACCGTGAGCAGCCTGGCACGAGCATTCCAACGCAAACAGCCCGGCATCACGAAGACGGTTCGCCAGCTTCTGGATGGAGGCTTTCTTCGGACCCGCCCCGACAAGATGGACGCGCGCGTGAAGCACCTGCGGGTCACGCCGCGCGGCATTCGTGCACGAGATGCAGCCATGGCACGGCTGGCGCCGGTCTTCGCCGACGATTTCCGGAGCTGGAAGCAATCTGAAGTCTCGGAGCTTCACCGGCTCCTGGAACGGCTCAAGAACCACCTGGACGAGCAAAGAGATGAGCCCAACGTTTCTTGA